A single genomic interval of Kiloniellales bacterium harbors:
- a CDS encoding cupin domain-containing protein has protein sequence MASGFVRLLPGGDPATGLQPSDMVAPEAFTGDDKTEVNHAFFATQDESILSGVWECAPCLEEIESYPVHEMMSVISGSVTLTDAEGKSETFTAGDVFFVPKGTKCTWHITETLRKFYMIAA, from the coding sequence ATGGCCAGCGGCTTCGTGAGATTGCTTCCCGGCGGCGACCCGGCGACCGGTTTGCAGCCCTCGGACATGGTCGCGCCGGAAGCCTTCACCGGCGACGACAAGACGGAAGTGAACCACGCTTTCTTCGCGACCCAGGACGAGTCGATCCTGTCGGGAGTCTGGGAGTGCGCCCCCTGCCTGGAGGAGATCGAGAGCTACCCGGTGCACGAGATGATGAGCGTGATCTCCGGCTCGGTCACCCTGACCGACGCCGAGGGCAAGTCCGAGACCTTTACGGCAGGCGATGTCTTCTTCGTGCCCAAGGGCACCAAGTGCACCTGGCACATCACCGAGACGCTGCGCAAGTTCTACATGATCGCCGCTTAG